The genomic segment CTCGATATCGATAAATACGCCGGCAATGAACCCTTTGTTATTACGGATGAGGCTCAGAGCGACCTGAACCATCCCAACAGACTTGCTGAAGTGGGTGATAAAATCTCTCATGACTATACTGCTAATGTTAATTATTACTCAGGATTTTACCAGGAACAGTACACTTTCAGGAAGATCGACTTCTTCTGGGCCGCTAATATTTCGCAAACAACCTTCTGGAGGACCGGCCATATGAGAAACGGCCGTTTTCCGGATAATTCCTATGGCGATTCGAAAAAACAGAATTTTACCAACTTCGGGATTAAAGGAGGTGCAACCTATAAAATCAATGGCAAGAATTTTATTGACGGTAATGCTCTGTACATGACCCGGGCTCCTTACTTTAGAAATGCATATATCTCGCCCAGAACCCGCGACTATCTCGTCGATCCCTTGAAAAATGAAAAGATCCTTTCAGGAGACATTAGTTTTATTCACCGTTCTCTCTTCCTGAAAACCAGGTTAACAGCATATTATACCCAGTTTTACGATCAGACCTGGACCCGAAGCTTTTATCATGAAGATCTGAATACATTTGTAAATTATATTATGACAGGGGTGGATCAGCTCAATGCCGGAATGGAACTTGGTATTGAAGCCAACCTTACTCCTTCGGTCAGCCTGTTGGGTGTTTTTGGTACAGGACAATATATTTACAATTCCAGACCTAATGTGACCATTGTCAGAGACAACGATGATCAAATAATTGTCAGTGACGAAGAAGCATGGTTGAAAAATTATTATGTGGGTGGTATGCCACAGACGGTAGGCTCCTTAGGAATAAAATACAATTCTTCCCATTATTGGTTCGTCGAACTAAAAGGTAATTATTTCGATGATATTTATCTTGAACCGAATCCTGCCCGCCGGACAGAACTTGCTGTTGAAAAATTTTCTCAGGAAGATATCCGTGTGCAAAATATCCTGGAACAACAGGAGCTGGACAATGCTTTTACCATTGATATCTTCGGCGGTAAATCATGGAGGATCAAAGATGATTACTTCGCCGGATTTACCGTAAGCATTAATAACCTCCTGGATACAAAGGATTTTGCCACAGGAGGATTTGAACAGCTCAGATTCGATCAGGACAATATCGACCGGTTCCCACCAAAGTATTTTTATATGTATGGCAGAACCTATTATATTAACGTTTATTTCAGATTTCAGTAAATCATTAGTAAAATCATATCTATGAAGGCATTTCTTAAAACTCTCGCTAACCTTTTAATGATTGCATTACTTGCATCCGGTTTGACCCATTGCGTGAAAAAAGATTTTGATGAGCCGCCTATTCAGCAGATCCCGGTAGGTACTATTCTTACCATTGGTGATCTATATGATATCTATGCAGATAGCGGTCAGTACACTTTTACACACGATTACTCTCTTTATGCCACGGTCACCATGGATGAAAGCTCAGGAAACATATACCGTAGTGCCTTTATCCAGGATTCATCAGGAGCGATTAACCTTCGGCTCAGAAATCCCGGTGGGCTTAGAGTAGGGGATATGATCCGGGTGTACCTGAAGAACTGCATCGTCTCGGATTATGAGAATCTTTTGCAAATTGATAATGTCGATAATGATTCAAACATCATAATCAATGCTACCGGAAAGTACCTGAATCCTGAATCCGTTACTATAAACCAGATAAAATCCGGTAATTATCTCTCTAAACTCATTCGTCTTGAAAATGTTGAATTTGCCAATTCGGAGCTTGGGAAAACCTGGGCAGAGACCTCGGATTATGCCAACCGTACACTCACGGATTGCAATGGGAATACAATTATTGTCAGGACCAGCGACTATGCCAATTTTGCAGAGGATGTTCTTCCTCAAGGTAACGGATCTCTGGTTGCCATTGCAGCGGTTTACCGCGAAGATTGGCAATTGTATGTGAGGACTATCACGGAGGTTTCTATGAATGGACCAAGGTGTGACAGTACCGGTGGCGGGTTGGAGCAAATCAGCATTGCTGAAGTGCGGGCTTTGTATTCCGGTAGCTCCGTAACCTTGCCTGAAGGAAAGAAAATTGTGGGAGTGATCACTTCCGATAAAGATAATGAGAATTTGCCCGGTCAAAACGCCTTTATCCAGGAAACAGGAGGCGCTGGTATCGCCTTGAGATTTACCGATTGGCATGACTTTCCTATGGGTGCAATGGTAGAGATCGATATCTCCGGCCAGGAACTTTCAGATTACAAAGGACTGGTTCAGATTAATAACTTACCCCTGAGCAATGCAGTTACTACAGGAACCGGACAAATGCCTGCACCCGCCGAGCTAACCATTGCTCAATTAAACTCTGCCTATGATGATTACCAGGGGGAACTGGTTAAAATTAGCAATGTTCTCATCTCTAATAGTTCTGGTTATACTACCTATAAATACACCACCATCCTGAACGACGGTACAGGCCAGATAGATATGTTTACATACGACTGGGCCTCTTTTGCCAATGAACCTTTCCCAACAGAGACAGTGACCATTACCGGTATCGCTTCTTATTATGACGGGCCACAGATATCCATCCGTAACCTTGATGATGTGGTTATCGGTGGCGGTGGCGGTGGAAATACAGGCGTCTTTACTGTCGATTTCCAAAACCAGGTAAACTATGAAGATATTACTATATCCGGCTGGGTTAATCAGGCTCTCGAAGGTACACGCGTCTGGATTGCAAGAGAATTTTCAGGAGATATCTATGCACAAGCTACTTCCTATAACTCAGGTGAACACGAAGTGATGTGGCTGATTACCCAACCTATTGACCTCACTACCCTGAATCAACCCAAAATGGAATTTGAAACGGCAAAAGCATATTGGGACCACAGTGGACTTTCGGTTCTCATTTCCAATGATTTTGATGGAGTGAATATTGAAAATGCTACATGGACACCCTTGAGTGCTACCCTGGCAGGCGAAAATGATCCCGATCATGAATGGATACCCTCTGGAGTGATCGACCTTTCCGTATACTCAGGAACAGTTTATGTCGGATTTCGCTACGAAGGTGATGATAATGCCAGCCAGAATACTACATTCAGAGTAGATGATGTTAAAGTATATGAAAACCGGAAGTGATTTTCAGACATTCATGCAAATATTATATGAATTTGTTCGTTAATTATTCTTAAAATGTTTTTTTCTTTTAAGCATTCGGATTATTTTCGCAAAACAAACCGGAAAACGTGACAGATAGCTTAGTAATCATACCTACTTATAACGAAAAGGATAATATTGAGAAGATTATCCGTAAGGTTTTCTCCCTGCCAAAGGATTTCCACATCCTTATTGTTGAGGACAATTCCCCCGATGGTACAGCGGGTATCGTAAAATCCATGATGAAAGAGTTTGATGGAAAGCTTTTCATTGAAGAAAGAAAAGGAAAGCTTGGCCTGGGAACTGCCTATATTCATGGTTTTAAATGGGGCATTCAAAAAGGATATGATTATATCTTTGAAATGGATGCCGATTTTAGCCATAATCCGGAAGATTTAACCAGACTTTATGAGGCATGTGCTACACAAGGAGCAGATGTTTCAGTGGGTTCCCGTTACATCAAAGGCATAAATGTAGTTAATTGGCCCATCAGCAGGATACTTATGTCTTACTTCGCTTCCATGTACGTGAGGATTGTCACAGGTATTAAGGTAAAGGATACTACGGCCGGGTTTGTTTGTTATCGCAGGAAAGTACTGGAAACCATTAATCTGGATAGAATTCGTTTTATCGGTTATGCGTTTCAGATTGAAATGAAATATACGGCCTGGAAACTTGGATTCAAGATTATCGAAGTGCCCATAATATTTACCGACCGGACGGCCGGTGAATCCAAAATGAGCTCCAAGATTTTTAAGGAAGCCATCCTTGGGGTTATTAGCATGCGTCTTAAGAATATTAAAAAAATGCATAAGGCTCATTGAACATGAGTGTTTTCTTTTGTATTTTCGTTGGGTATCCCGTTTAAGATCAATGTAAAATGAAATCCCGGAAAAATTATCTCATACGGAACGCTCGTATTGTAAATGAAGGTGAAATTTTCGAAGGTGGCGTGCTTGTCGAAGGTGACCGAATTACCGCTGTTTACCGCAAGGATAAACAATACACCGGGTCTTTACCCGAAGATACTTTAATAATTAATGCCTCAGGTCAATATCTCATACCCGGTGTAATCGACGACCAGGTACATTTCCGGGAACCCGGACTAACCCATAAAGCAGATATTTACACGGAATCCAGGGCTGCCGTTGCCGGAGGAATCACTTCCTTTATGGAAATGCCTAACACGATACCGCAAACGCTTACCCAAACCCTCCTGGAAGAAAAATATAAACTTGCCGCCTCTAAATCTCTTGCTAATTTCTCTTTCTACATGGGGGCTTCCAATGATAACCTGGACGAAGTCCTGAAAACAAATCCCGAAAATGTATGCGGGGTAAAGGTCTTTATGGGCGCTTCCACAGGAAATATGCTGGTGGATGATCCCGCAACGCTTGCCGGCATTTTCGGGAAATCACCTCTGCTGGTAGCAGTCCATTGCGAAGATGAAACGATCATTAAAGAAAATCTGGCTTCTTATAAAGAAGAATATGGAGATAATATTCCCATAGAGTTCCACCCGGAAATACGCAGTGAAGAGGCTTGCTATGAATCATCTTCCTTTGCCGTTCGACTGGCAAAAAAATACGGAACACGCCTCCATGTTCTTCACCTCTCAACCGCAAGGGAACTTGGGCTGTTTGATAATCAGATCCCCTTAAAAGATAAAAAGATCACTTGTGAGGTTTGTGTGCATCACCTTTGGTTCTCAAGCGATGACTATCAGGAATTGGGAGCTTTAATAAAATGGAACCCGGCTGTAAAAACGGAACACGACAGGGAAGCTCTTCTGGAAGCACTTAAGATGGACATCATCGATGTTGTGGCAACCGACCATGCCCCGCATACCCTCGATGAAAAATCAAAACCATATACCCAGGCTCCTTCCGGAGGTCCGCTCGTTCAACATGCTCTGCCTGCTATGCTTGATTTTTATCAGAAAGGTCGTATTCCGTTATGGAAAGTAGTGGAAAAAATGTGCCATGCCCCGGCCGATTGTTTCAAAATTAAAGATAGAGGATTTATCAGAGAGGGTTATTTCGCCGACCTCGTTCTGATTGACCTTAACAATCCCTGGATCGTTGATGATTCCAATATTCTCTATAAATGCGCATGGTCTCCTTTTAACGGGAATACCTTTGGGGCAAAAGTTACCAAAACCTTTGTAAACGGAAACCTGGTTTATGACGATGGCCTGTTTGATGAAAGCAATTTTGGCCAACGTTTGATTTTTGAAAGATAAACGTATGATTAAAAAGCATTATCTCTGGTTAATACTTATTTCATTATTCATCGCCTGCGGAGGGAAAGTTGAACAGGTGACAGAAGATACCTTTGATGACGGCTCTCCGAAAATGGTTAAATACTATAAGACCGATGGGGATAATAAAATCCTGGTAAAGGAAACCGGATATTACCCTAACGGTCAGAAAAGAATTGAAGGGGAATTCCGCAACGGAAAGCGTCATGGGAAATGGTTTTACTGGTATGAAAATGGCAATACATGGAGCGAAGGGACCTTTGAAGAAGGCCGACGCAACGGATCTTCTGTGAATTATCACGAAAATGGCAGTAAATACGTCGAGGGCACTTATGAAGATGATATACGGGTGAAGATCTGGAGATTCTATGATGAAAATGGTGTGCTCCTGAAGGAAATAGATTACGATAAAGAGCAGAACCGTTAAAATTTTGATTTCTTTAAGCGGTCAATCAACCTTCTTTCTTTCTTGGTAGGACGCCCGGTACCTTTTTCCCTTTTTTCATAATTGACTTCCTTCAACAAACGGATCTTTTCAATTTCCTCAGCAGGCGTAAGATCTTCATAAAACTCTACCGCAAGTTTCCCGGATACCCGGTTTTCTATTAGTCCGGTCGCTTTAATGATTCTGGTTAAAGGCCCAACACGAATGTGGACAATATCTCCCTCCCTGATCTCCCTGGAAGCCTTTACCTGAATGTCGGCTATCCGGATTCTGCCCGAACGGCACGCTTCGGAAGCCTGTGAGCGGGTCTTGAATATCCTGATGGCCCATAACCATTTGTCAATCCTTACCGCTTCCATTTTCTCTGATCTTTGCATTATCTAAGGAGACCTTTTCCGGTAATGTATTATTTTTTCCTGAAATAAATAACTACCGGAGCCCCGGTAAAATCAAATTTTTCCCTGATCTGGTTTTCCAGGAAACGCTTGTATGGTTCTTTTACCAGTTCCGGGAAATTACAGAAGAACGCGAAGGACGGAAAACGTGTTTTTAGTTGCGTTATGTATTTTACCTTGATATACTTACCTTTTGCTGCCGGTGGCGGCGTCCTTTCTATCACAGGCAGTAATGTCTCGTTTAATTCGGCAGTTTGTATTTTCCGGTTCAGGTTTTTATAAACATCCGCTGCCATCTGTAAGGTTTTATGGATCCTTTGTTTTTCCATAACCGATGTAAAAATGACTGGAAAATCAGTAAACGGGGCTGTAGTATTTTTAATGGCTTTTTCAAATTCCAGATGAGTGTTTGATTCTTTTTCCACAAGATCCCATTTGTTTACCACGAGCACTAAGCCTTTTCGGTTTTTTTCCACCAGATGCAGGATGTTCATATCCTGACCTTCCGGTCCCTGAGTCGCATCCAGCATGAGGATGCATACGTCACTGTTTTCAATTGCACGGATGGAACGCATTACCGAGTAAAACTCTATATCTTCACTGACTTTGCTCTTTTTACGCAGCCCAGCCGTATCAACCAGCAGAAAATGAAAACCAAAAGCATTGTAAGGCGTGTAAATGGAGTCACGGGTTGTCCCGGGTACCGGTGTGACAATATTCCTTTCCTGCCCCAGGAGAGCGTTAATAAGAGATGATTTCCCCACATTGGGCCGGCCAATAACAGCAATTTTAGGTAAATCCTGCTCCAACTCAGGCTCAGTCTCCTTAAACTCCTTAACAATGCGGTCTAACAA from the Bacteroidota bacterium genome contains:
- a CDS encoding choice-of-anchor J domain-containing protein; the protein is MKAFLKTLANLLMIALLASGLTHCVKKDFDEPPIQQIPVGTILTIGDLYDIYADSGQYTFTHDYSLYATVTMDESSGNIYRSAFIQDSSGAINLRLRNPGGLRVGDMIRVYLKNCIVSDYENLLQIDNVDNDSNIIINATGKYLNPESVTINQIKSGNYLSKLIRLENVEFANSELGKTWAETSDYANRTLTDCNGNTIIVRTSDYANFAEDVLPQGNGSLVAIAAVYREDWQLYVRTITEVSMNGPRCDSTGGGLEQISIAEVRALYSGSSVTLPEGKKIVGVITSDKDNENLPGQNAFIQETGGAGIALRFTDWHDFPMGAMVEIDISGQELSDYKGLVQINNLPLSNAVTTGTGQMPAPAELTIAQLNSAYDDYQGELVKISNVLISNSSGYTTYKYTTILNDGTGQIDMFTYDWASFANEPFPTETVTITGIASYYDGPQISIRNLDDVVIGGGGGGNTGVFTVDFQNQVNYEDITISGWVNQALEGTRVWIAREFSGDIYAQATSYNSGEHEVMWLITQPIDLTTLNQPKMEFETAKAYWDHSGLSVLISNDFDGVNIENATWTPLSATLAGENDPDHEWIPSGVIDLSVYSGTVYVGFRYEGDDNASQNTTFRVDDVKVYENRK
- a CDS encoding polyprenol monophosphomannose synthase; this translates as MTDSLVIIPTYNEKDNIEKIIRKVFSLPKDFHILIVEDNSPDGTAGIVKSMMKEFDGKLFIEERKGKLGLGTAYIHGFKWGIQKGYDYIFEMDADFSHNPEDLTRLYEACATQGADVSVGSRYIKGINVVNWPISRILMSYFASMYVRIVTGIKVKDTTAGFVCYRRKVLETINLDRIRFIGYAFQIEMKYTAWKLGFKIIEVPIIFTDRTAGESKMSSKIFKEAILGVISMRLKNIKKMHKAH
- a CDS encoding dihydroorotase; translation: MKSRKNYLIRNARIVNEGEIFEGGVLVEGDRITAVYRKDKQYTGSLPEDTLIINASGQYLIPGVIDDQVHFREPGLTHKADIYTESRAAVAGGITSFMEMPNTIPQTLTQTLLEEKYKLAASKSLANFSFYMGASNDNLDEVLKTNPENVCGVKVFMGASTGNMLVDDPATLAGIFGKSPLLVAVHCEDETIIKENLASYKEEYGDNIPIEFHPEIRSEEACYESSSFAVRLAKKYGTRLHVLHLSTARELGLFDNQIPLKDKKITCEVCVHHLWFSSDDYQELGALIKWNPAVKTEHDREALLEALKMDIIDVVATDHAPHTLDEKSKPYTQAPSGGPLVQHALPAMLDFYQKGRIPLWKVVEKMCHAPADCFKIKDRGFIREGYFADLVLIDLNNPWIVDDSNILYKCAWSPFNGNTFGAKVTKTFVNGNLVYDDGLFDESNFGQRLIFER
- a CDS encoding RNA-binding S4 domain-containing protein — its product is MEAVRIDKWLWAIRIFKTRSQASEACRSGRIRIADIQVKASREIREGDIVHIRVGPLTRIIKATGLIENRVSGKLAVEFYEDLTPAEEIEKIRLLKEVNYEKREKGTGRPTKKERRLIDRLKKSKF
- the der gene encoding ribosome biogenesis GTPase Der, with amino-acid sequence MANIIAIVGRPNVGKSTLFNRLTESRQAIVEETSGVTRDRHYGKSDWNGKEFSVIDTGGYVTGSDDVFEKEIQKQVDLAIEEADVIIFLVDVRVGLTGMDEDVAALLRKVKKPVFLVANKSDNKDIYEESSEFYSLGLGEVYPVSAMNGYGTGDLLDRIVKEFKETEPELEQDLPKIAVIGRPNVGKSSLINALLGQERNIVTPVPGTTRDSIYTPYNAFGFHFLLVDTAGLRKKSKVSEDIEFYSVMRSIRAIENSDVCILMLDATQGPEGQDMNILHLVEKNRKGLVLVVNKWDLVEKESNTHLEFEKAIKNTTAPFTDFPVIFTSVMEKQRIHKTLQMAADVYKNLNRKIQTAELNETLLPVIERTPPPAAKGKYIKVKYITQLKTRFPSFAFFCNFPELVKEPYKRFLENQIREKFDFTGAPVVIYFRKK